A window from Cryobacterium sp. PAMC25264 encodes these proteins:
- a CDS encoding 4'-phosphopantetheinyl transferase superfamily protein, which yields MSDAPTPVNGPPATGSPGSALPGSGASAIDLSRTVAVAVGDRAETRAGDHALLAGMVARLTGAAAASVVLTRRCPHCGASDHGPLRVRIPGFPAVVPRVSLARAGGRLALAVTAAGPVGIDLESLADLARAPLHDVALSPAEAATLATLRPAAAAEAALANIWTTKEAVLKAAGLGLRVDPRELTVTLEPAGRPDGPSPRPSDRRTVSWPRAPFPDTDVQLWPVAAPRGTVATVAVVCGERPSVLMVTVPPPR from the coding sequence GTGTCAGATGCTCCTACCCCCGTGAACGGCCCGCCGGCGACCGGTTCACCGGGCAGTGCTCTGCCGGGCAGCGGCGCATCGGCGATCGATCTGTCGCGCACCGTGGCCGTGGCGGTGGGTGACCGGGCGGAGACCAGGGCGGGCGATCATGCCCTGCTCGCCGGCATGGTGGCCCGGTTGACCGGCGCGGCCGCCGCATCCGTCGTCCTCACCCGACGATGCCCTCACTGCGGCGCGAGCGACCACGGCCCGCTGCGGGTGAGAATCCCCGGCTTCCCCGCCGTCGTGCCACGGGTGAGCCTGGCCCGGGCGGGTGGGCGGCTGGCCTTGGCGGTCACCGCGGCCGGCCCGGTGGGCATCGACCTGGAGTCGCTCGCCGACCTCGCCCGCGCTCCCCTTCATGACGTGGCGCTCTCCCCCGCAGAAGCAGCGACGCTCGCCACGCTGCGTCCCGCCGCCGCGGCGGAGGCGGCGCTGGCGAACATCTGGACCACGAAGGAGGCCGTGCTCAAGGCGGCCGGGTTGGGCCTCCGGGTCGACCCGCGTGAGCTCACGGTCACCCTCGAGCCGGCCGGCCGGCCCGATGGCCCCTCGCCGCGGCCGTCCGATCGTCGGACCGTGTCCTGGCCCCGCGCCCCGTTCCCCGACACCGACGTGCAGCTCTGGCCCGTGGCCGCCCCGCGGGGCACCGTGGCCACCGTCGCCGTCGTCTGCGGCGAGCGCCCTTCCGTCCTCATGGTCACGGTGCCCCCGCCGCGGTGA
- a CDS encoding four-helix bundle copper-binding protein — protein sequence MQDCIDACTELERASEDCAEACLRLDGDGDVTDCFLADLDCVEVCAATNRLLGWRSRTDGPTTQAMLLACRAAASVSIAACERMLPGRPHWISCVPAAHRAIEACTALLKVFEPDAV from the coding sequence GTGCAGGATTGCATCGACGCCTGCACCGAGCTGGAGCGGGCGAGCGAGGATTGCGCGGAGGCGTGCCTACGGCTGGACGGTGACGGCGACGTCACGGACTGTTTCCTGGCCGACCTGGACTGCGTGGAAGTCTGCGCGGCGACCAACCGGCTGCTCGGGTGGCGCTCACGCACCGACGGGCCCACGACGCAAGCAATGCTGCTGGCCTGCCGTGCGGCCGCATCCGTTTCGATCGCGGCCTGTGAACGGATGCTGCCGGGCCGTCCGCACTGGATTTCGTGTGTTCCCGCCGCCCACCGCGCTATCGAGGCCTGCACGGCGCTTCTGAAGGTTTTCGAGCCCGACGCCGTGTAG
- a CDS encoding M1 family metallopeptidase: protein MLSPTPPIVGSTSAGDPYLPASGNGGYQVEHYDLVLDYRVSSNRLTATATITARALTRLDRFSLDLAGLSVDKVTVAGRMPTKTTHTARKLVLTPAVPLQPGERFDVVVVYRGAPHPVRSHWGELGWEELTDGVLVAGQPSGAPSWFPCNDHPSDKATFRIQLSCEAPYTVVSNGPLVAKSSRSGRTTWTFEVREPMAAYLASVQIGRYRRQDVTATPVAYSLFYPPALARPVSVDFTRLGDMISVFGEAFGPYPFPAFSVIVTADELEIPLEAHGLAVFGRNHVDGLHGSDRLIAHELAHQWFGNSLTLTRWADIWLHEGFACYAEWIWAEASGGPTAHESALLHRAEVDLLPKNIVVGDPGPQDMFDDRVYKRGALALHAVRQAIGDEAFFTALRAYTRTHRHGSVTTDDLLGCFDVASGTRVADKIIARWVSGKSLPPLAA from the coding sequence TGACCGCCACCGCCACGATCACCGCGCGCGCCCTCACCCGGCTCGACCGGTTCAGCCTCGACCTGGCCGGTCTCAGCGTCGACAAGGTCACCGTGGCCGGGCGGATGCCCACCAAGACCACGCACACCGCGCGCAAGCTGGTGCTGACCCCGGCCGTGCCGCTACAGCCGGGCGAGAGGTTCGACGTGGTCGTGGTCTACCGCGGGGCGCCGCACCCGGTGCGCAGCCACTGGGGCGAGCTGGGCTGGGAGGAACTCACCGACGGCGTGCTCGTCGCCGGGCAGCCGAGCGGCGCACCGTCGTGGTTCCCCTGCAACGACCACCCCAGCGACAAAGCCACCTTCCGCATCCAGCTCAGCTGCGAGGCGCCGTACACGGTCGTGAGCAACGGGCCGCTCGTGGCAAAGAGCAGCCGGTCCGGCCGCACCACCTGGACCTTCGAGGTGCGCGAGCCCATGGCCGCGTATCTGGCCAGCGTGCAGATCGGCCGGTACCGCCGGCAGGACGTGACCGCCACCCCGGTGGCGTACAGCCTGTTCTACCCGCCCGCACTGGCCCGGCCGGTGTCGGTGGACTTCACCCGGCTGGGAGATATGATCTCCGTGTTCGGTGAGGCGTTCGGCCCCTACCCGTTCCCGGCGTTCTCGGTCATCGTCACGGCCGACGAGTTGGAGATTCCGCTCGAGGCGCACGGTCTGGCTGTGTTCGGCCGTAACCACGTGGACGGCCTGCACGGCAGCGACCGGCTCATCGCTCACGAGCTGGCGCATCAGTGGTTCGGCAACAGCCTCACCCTCACCCGGTGGGCCGATATCTGGCTGCACGAGGGCTTCGCCTGCTACGCCGAATGGATCTGGGCCGAGGCCAGTGGGGGACCCACCGCGCACGAGAGCGCCCTGCTGCACCGGGCCGAGGTAGACCTGCTGCCGAAGAACATCGTGGTCGGCGACCCCGGCCCTCAAGACATGTTCGACGACCGGGTCTACAAGCGCGGCGCCCTGGCCCTGCACGCCGTGCGGCAGGCCATCGGCGACGAGGCCTTCTTCACGGCGCTCCGTGCGTACACCCGCACCCACCGGCACGGCAGCGTCACCACCGACGACCTGCTCGGCTGCTTCGACGTCGCCTCCGGCACCCGTGTCGCCGACAAGATCATCGCCCGCTGGGTGTCGGGCAAGAGCCTGCCGCCGCTGGCCGCCTGA
- a CDS encoding S9 family peptidase: MPTPFLRRNSFWLILSLALCLISAVGASFVQSNGATVAVTDMRWETSSGRELSALLYKPASATPENKAPVVIVSHGWWNSREMQDANYVELAKRGYVVVSIDMYGHGNSGPLPLGMESENGTGMYDAVKLVAQLPYIDPDKIGVSGHSNGARAANYAVVADNEAEKPLISAVLLVDNEAFYSDLTDPAKYVNNYGSRDVGLVADQYDEFFFRSYDANGQQLTPPREFIGTPNAQSFLHFGTTDDSDVRTADELYTETIDGTDALRVVYTPAQTHPWGPFSKQTTEYTIDFFQEAFGAPDPIPAGSQTWQLKAFFNALGLIGFGMFLVAFTKALLVTRAFAGLRRTEPFQLAPSSRKGLYWFWGALVVSALFSGWSYVALSQSAALTPIVFNAAPTWIPQGAPFFIGLWAAVNGVFSIVVMVVSYLLFGRKNGQNLREVGVFPGWKPFLHGLGLSAVVVVAAFGIVFVVDYFFKTDFRFWVLAVKAFTPDKVGIAFLYLPLFLVYYVANSVAINSFNRFTIREKEWVNTAILALFNSLAPLVLVIAQYWTFFVTGDLIPGFGGIFSIWLFPVIVILAASAVITRKIFRATNNPYIGGFIMAAVVTVISVTNTLTVVS; encoded by the coding sequence ATGCCCACCCCATTCCTTCGAAGGAACAGCTTCTGGCTGATCCTCTCGCTCGCCCTCTGCCTGATCTCGGCGGTTGGCGCCTCCTTCGTTCAGAGCAACGGGGCAACCGTCGCCGTCACGGACATGCGCTGGGAGACCAGCTCCGGGCGCGAACTGAGCGCCCTGCTGTACAAGCCCGCATCGGCGACCCCCGAAAACAAGGCCCCCGTCGTGATCGTCAGCCACGGGTGGTGGAACTCCCGGGAGATGCAGGACGCCAACTACGTTGAGCTGGCCAAGCGGGGCTATGTCGTGGTGTCCATCGACATGTACGGTCACGGCAACTCCGGCCCTCTTCCGCTCGGCATGGAATCCGAGAATGGCACCGGCATGTACGACGCCGTGAAGCTTGTCGCGCAGCTGCCCTACATCGACCCCGACAAGATCGGCGTCTCCGGCCACTCCAACGGCGCGCGGGCGGCGAACTACGCCGTCGTCGCCGACAACGAGGCCGAGAAGCCGCTGATCTCGGCAGTGCTCCTGGTCGACAACGAAGCCTTCTACAGCGATCTGACCGACCCGGCGAAGTATGTCAACAACTACGGCTCGCGTGACGTCGGGCTCGTCGCCGACCAGTATGACGAGTTCTTCTTCCGCAGCTATGACGCCAACGGCCAGCAGCTCACCCCGCCCCGCGAGTTCATCGGAACTCCGAATGCCCAGTCCTTCCTACACTTCGGCACGACGGATGACTCCGACGTGCGCACGGCCGACGAGCTGTACACCGAGACCATCGACGGCACGGACGCCCTCCGCGTGGTCTACACGCCCGCCCAGACCCACCCGTGGGGACCCTTCTCGAAGCAGACCACCGAGTACACCATCGACTTCTTCCAGGAGGCTTTCGGCGCCCCGGACCCCATCCCGGCCGGATCGCAGACCTGGCAGCTCAAGGCGTTCTTCAACGCGCTGGGCCTGATCGGTTTCGGGATGTTCCTGGTCGCCTTCACCAAGGCGCTGCTCGTCACCCGCGCCTTCGCCGGACTTCGCCGCACCGAACCGTTCCAGCTCGCACCGAGCAGCCGAAAGGGCTTGTACTGGTTCTGGGGTGCCCTCGTGGTGTCCGCCCTGTTCTCGGGCTGGAGTTATGTGGCCCTGAGCCAGTCGGCGGCCCTCACCCCGATCGTGTTCAACGCCGCCCCCACCTGGATTCCCCAGGGAGCGCCGTTCTTCATCGGGCTCTGGGCGGCGGTCAACGGTGTCTTCAGCATCGTCGTCATGGTCGTGTCCTACCTGCTGTTCGGCCGGAAGAACGGCCAGAACCTGCGGGAGGTCGGCGTGTTCCCCGGCTGGAAGCCGTTCCTGCATGGACTGGGATTGTCCGCTGTGGTTGTGGTGGCGGCCTTCGGGATCGTGTTCGTCGTCGACTACTTCTTCAAGACCGATTTCCGGTTCTGGGTGCTCGCGGTGAAGGCGTTCACCCCCGACAAGGTGGGGATTGCGTTCCTCTACCTGCCGCTGTTCCTCGTCTACTACGTCGCCAACTCTGTCGCGATCAACAGCTTCAACCGGTTCACGATCCGCGAGAAGGAGTGGGTGAATACCGCGATCCTCGCCCTATTCAATTCCCTTGCCCCGCTGGTGCTGGTCATCGCGCAGTACTGGACCTTCTTCGTGACCGGCGATCTGATCCCCGGGTTCGGCGGAATCTTCAGCATCTGGCTGTTCCCGGTCATCGTGATCCTGGCAGCCTCGGCGGTCATCACCCGCAAGATCTTCCGCGCCACCAACAATCCGTACATCGGCGGTTTCATCATGGCCGCGGTGGTGACCGTCATCTCGGTGACGAACACGCTCACCGTCGTCAGCTAG
- a CDS encoding TetR/AcrR family transcriptional regulator yields MSEERVPAGERRRQAIAAAIPLFAFSGYVGTPVSRVSGELGISQPYLFQLFPTKQALFLACIDSCQDQLEQSATDCADRERRAGRVVTLDALGREYAELIRDDVVLMFQLQAWAAARNCVEIETLCRTRLSGMIQLVTALTGAPQRDIDLFFARGALRIVRSALRMPMPDTLGLDEVGLFDHPPRTDQHIPAAKTERVADPLFLSAPAETE; encoded by the coding sequence GTGAGTGAAGAGCGCGTTCCCGCCGGCGAGAGACGACGGCAGGCGATCGCCGCGGCGATCCCGCTGTTCGCCTTCTCGGGGTATGTCGGTACCCCGGTCAGTCGGGTATCAGGGGAGCTGGGCATCTCTCAGCCGTACCTCTTCCAACTCTTTCCCACCAAGCAAGCGCTGTTCCTGGCGTGCATCGACTCCTGTCAGGATCAGCTTGAGCAGTCGGCCACCGACTGCGCCGATCGTGAGCGGAGGGCCGGCCGTGTGGTCACACTCGACGCCCTGGGCCGGGAGTATGCCGAGCTCATCCGGGACGATGTCGTGCTGATGTTCCAGCTGCAGGCGTGGGCCGCCGCGCGGAACTGTGTGGAGATCGAAACGCTGTGCCGAACGCGTCTGAGCGGGATGATTCAGCTCGTCACCGCGCTCACTGGCGCGCCCCAGCGAGACATCGATCTGTTCTTCGCTCGTGGGGCCCTGCGGATCGTGCGGTCCGCGCTGCGGATGCCGATGCCGGATACGTTGGGCTTGGATGAGGTAGGTCTGTTCGATCACCCGCCCCGGACCGATCAGCACATCCCGGCCGCCAAGACCGAGCGCGTCGCTGACCCGCTCTTCCTGTCCGCGCCGGCCGAGACCGAGTAG